The proteins below are encoded in one region of Polycladomyces zharkentensis:
- a CDS encoding fumarylacetoacetate hydrolase family protein — protein sequence MRLVTYVIKEDVLNIRSEMYGDARIGWVQDGYVWDIGFAQEWAMLEKGIPFSCALPTDMVAFLEMGDQGFTLLRQVIDACRGTHPDQAKVEGEPVALSLAEVRLLPPVPRPPSFRDFYAFEQHVKAARARRGLSMIPEWYHFPVFYFSNHQTILGHEQPVPRPSGTQCLDYELEVACIIGKKGHNISRESAREYIAGLCILNDWSARDIQLEEMKVGLGPAKGKDFATSLGPWLVTPDELEDRRNGDHWDLAMTARVNGVELSRGNLRDLHFSFAEMIERASQDVFLYPGDVIGSGTVGTGCILELGTEVHPWLEPGDMVELEVERLGVLRNRIVERRD from the coding sequence ATGCGTCTGGTGACCTATGTGATCAAAGAAGACGTGTTGAACATTCGGTCGGAAATGTATGGGGATGCCCGGATCGGTTGGGTGCAGGATGGATACGTTTGGGATATCGGTTTTGCCCAGGAATGGGCTATGTTGGAAAAGGGGATTCCGTTTTCTTGTGCGCTTCCGACGGATATGGTCGCGTTCCTGGAAATGGGAGACCAGGGGTTTACATTGTTGCGACAGGTAATCGATGCCTGTCGGGGTACACATCCTGATCAAGCGAAAGTGGAAGGAGAACCGGTGGCATTGTCACTTGCGGAAGTCCGCTTGCTTCCGCCGGTGCCCAGACCGCCCAGCTTTCGCGATTTCTACGCGTTTGAACAACATGTCAAAGCGGCGCGGGCGCGACGCGGCCTCAGTATGATCCCGGAGTGGTATCATTTTCCTGTTTTTTATTTTTCCAATCATCAGACCATATTGGGACACGAGCAACCTGTACCCCGACCGAGCGGCACACAATGTTTGGATTATGAGTTGGAAGTGGCGTGCATCATCGGGAAAAAGGGACACAACATCTCCCGGGAATCGGCGAGGGAGTATATCGCGGGACTGTGTATCCTCAACGATTGGAGCGCACGGGATATTCAGCTTGAGGAAATGAAAGTCGGTTTGGGACCGGCCAAAGGGAAAGATTTTGCCACTTCGTTGGGACCGTGGTTGGTTACCCCGGATGAGCTGGAAGACCGAAGAAACGGTGACCATTGGGATTTGGCGATGACTGCCCGTGTCAACGGGGTCGAGTTGTCCCGCGGCAATCTCCGGGATCTGCACTTTTCCTTTGCCGAGATGATTGAGCGGGCTTCTCAGGATGTTTTTTTGTATCCTGGAGACGTAATCGGGTCCGGCACGGTTGGAACCGGGTGTATTTTGGAGCTGGGTACGGAAGTGCATCCCTGGTTGGAGCCGGGTGACATGGTAGAACTGGAAGTAGAGCGTTTGGGCGTGCTTCGCAACCGCATCGTGGAGCGGCGTGATTGA
- a CDS encoding homoserine dehydrogenase: protein MKRVNVALLGLGTVGTGTYKMLQSNQDVIARKTGTLFEVRRILVRDLTKKRKVEGVGHLLTTRFEDVLDAGVQVVIEAMGGIEPTRTYVVKAIEAGCHVVTANKELIAKHGVELEQLAREKGVQLLYEASVGGGIPVLGTLQHLLKANRIHKVSGIVNGTCNYILTQMAEHGRSFDSVLAEAQEKGYAEADPTADVEGFDSAHKLAILCRLAFGVDVKVEDIPRKGITDITVAELEIARRLGYSIKLLAQAEQYGEEGPVALQVAPTLVPLSHPLSGVRGVYNAIHVEGDVVQDVTLVGQGAGEQPTGSAVVEDLCNVYRLPVLRAASLRRPMILPAGEESGLQFLLIETEDVLPADTADKWKADLLDTGIQVLDALIYPDHGRSHAAFLVRNWEPRLVSVLPAEWEVSVKRIITRPVLAASVSQEETEMVGVGSVS, encoded by the coding sequence ATGAAGCGTGTCAATGTTGCGTTATTGGGACTGGGAACGGTGGGAACGGGAACATATAAAATGCTCCAGTCCAATCAAGACGTGATTGCACGCAAAACGGGCACGCTGTTTGAAGTGCGCCGCATTCTGGTGCGGGATCTGACCAAGAAACGAAAGGTGGAAGGCGTGGGACATCTCCTGACCACCCGCTTTGAGGATGTATTGGACGCGGGGGTGCAGGTAGTGATTGAAGCGATGGGCGGAATCGAACCCACGCGCACCTATGTGGTGAAAGCAATAGAAGCGGGATGTCACGTTGTGACAGCCAATAAAGAGCTGATCGCCAAACACGGGGTGGAGCTGGAGCAGCTGGCGCGTGAAAAGGGCGTTCAATTGTTGTATGAAGCCAGTGTGGGCGGCGGAATCCCCGTTTTGGGCACCTTGCAGCATCTGCTCAAAGCCAACCGCATTCACAAGGTTTCCGGGATTGTTAACGGTACCTGCAATTATATTCTGACGCAAATGGCCGAACATGGGCGTTCGTTTGATTCCGTTCTTGCAGAGGCGCAGGAAAAAGGATACGCTGAAGCCGATCCGACCGCAGACGTCGAAGGTTTTGATTCGGCTCACAAACTGGCGATTCTCTGCCGGTTGGCTTTCGGGGTGGATGTGAAGGTGGAAGACATCCCGAGAAAAGGGATCACGGACATCACGGTTGCCGAATTGGAGATCGCCCGTCGTTTGGGATATTCCATCAAATTGCTCGCCCAAGCGGAACAATACGGTGAAGAAGGACCGGTTGCATTGCAAGTCGCGCCCACCTTGGTGCCGCTATCCCATCCGCTTTCCGGCGTTCGCGGCGTATACAACGCCATCCATGTGGAAGGTGATGTCGTGCAAGATGTGACGCTGGTGGGTCAAGGTGCGGGCGAACAACCCACAGGCAGTGCGGTGGTGGAAGATTTGTGCAATGTGTACCGCCTGCCTGTTTTGCGAGCCGCCTCTCTTCGTCGCCCGATGATTTTGCCGGCAGGTGAAGAAAGTGGTCTCCAGTTCCTCCTGATCGAAACGGAGGATGTATTGCCTGCCGACACGGCGGACAAGTGGAAGGCGGATCTCCTCGATACGGGCATCCAAGTGTTGGATGCGCTCATCTATCCGGATCATGGCCGGAGCCATGCCGCTTTCCTCGTTCGCAACTGGGAGCCGCGGCTGGTTTCAGTCCTGCCTGCGGAATGGGAAGTGTCCGTCAAACGGATCATCACCCGCCCGGTGTTGGCGGCTTCCGTCTCGCAAGAAGAAACAGAAATGGTGGGTGTGGGTTCCGTCAGCTGA
- the rlmD gene encoding 23S rRNA (uracil(1939)-C(5))-methyltransferase RlmD, whose amino-acid sequence MTKNETMIRLKKGETIRLPIRRLGINGEGVGFYQKQVVFVDGAIPGEVVVARVESVERRFAKARLLRIRKRSPHRIQPPCPVYADCGGCQLQHIDYPMQLKLKKELVEEAFVRYTSLRELPIEETVGMDEPWQYRNKAQLPVQLRGKKVVMGMYSARSHRLVDMRECGVQHPETNRILETARKTVEEIGIPIYDEKKHTGVLRHLVARFGFRTGEAQLVLVCRTDELPQERELVERLVRRLPQVKSIVLNINPKRTSLVFGEKNRILWGKETVDERLNENVYALSATAFFQLNPIQTVKLYDLVKEAAELTGKETVIDAYCGVGTIGLWLADRAARIIGMDTIPSAVEDARCNAKRNGIDHAEYHIGQAEDLLPRWVKAGLRPDVVVVDPPRTGLGQPLIDMLREVRVPRLVYVSCNPSTLAKDCAQLLQGGYELERLVPVDMFPQTAHVETVCTLSATKER is encoded by the coding sequence ATGACAAAGAACGAAACGATGATTCGCCTGAAAAAGGGGGAAACCATCCGGCTTCCCATTCGCCGTTTGGGCATCAACGGAGAGGGAGTCGGATTTTATCAAAAACAAGTGGTGTTTGTCGACGGGGCCATTCCGGGTGAAGTGGTAGTGGCCCGTGTGGAAAGCGTGGAACGACGGTTTGCCAAAGCCCGTCTGCTTCGGATTCGGAAACGCTCTCCTCACCGAATTCAACCGCCATGTCCCGTTTATGCCGATTGCGGGGGGTGCCAACTGCAGCATATTGATTATCCGATGCAGTTGAAGTTGAAAAAGGAATTGGTGGAAGAAGCGTTTGTCCGTTACACTTCCTTGCGGGAATTGCCGATCGAAGAGACGGTGGGGATGGACGAACCGTGGCAATATCGCAACAAGGCCCAACTGCCGGTGCAGTTACGGGGGAAAAAGGTGGTGATGGGCATGTATTCGGCCCGTTCCCACCGGTTGGTCGACATGAGGGAGTGCGGGGTACAACACCCAGAGACCAACCGCATTCTGGAAACAGCGCGTAAAACGGTGGAAGAGATTGGCATCCCCATTTACGATGAAAAGAAACATACGGGTGTGTTGCGCCATTTGGTGGCCCGCTTCGGGTTTCGGACAGGAGAAGCCCAATTGGTGCTGGTGTGCCGTACCGACGAATTGCCGCAAGAGCGAGAGCTGGTGGAGCGTCTGGTTCGTCGCTTGCCGCAGGTGAAGAGCATCGTGCTCAACATCAACCCGAAACGCACCTCTCTTGTCTTTGGAGAGAAAAACCGCATTTTGTGGGGTAAGGAAACGGTGGATGAGCGACTGAATGAAAATGTGTACGCGCTGTCGGCTACGGCGTTTTTCCAGCTCAACCCGATTCAGACCGTGAAATTGTACGACTTGGTAAAGGAAGCCGCCGAGCTGACGGGAAAAGAAACCGTCATCGACGCCTATTGCGGGGTAGGGACCATCGGTTTGTGGTTGGCGGATCGTGCCGCACGCATCATCGGGATGGACACGATTCCGTCAGCGGTCGAAGATGCCCGGTGCAACGCGAAACGGAACGGGATCGACCACGCCGAGTATCACATAGGTCAGGCGGAAGACTTGTTGCCCCGTTGGGTGAAAGCGGGGCTGCGGCCCGATGTGGTCGTGGTCGACCCGCCGCGGACCGGTCTGGGTCAGCCGTTAATCGACATGTTGCGGGAAGTGCGCGTGCCGCGGCTGGTGTACGTCTCCTGCAATCCGTCCACGCTGGCCAAGGATTGCGCACAGTTGCTGCAAGGGGGGTACGAACTGGAGCGGTTGGTCCCGGTCGATATGTTCCCGCAGACCGCCCACGTGGAAACGGTGTGTACTTTGTCTGCCACCAAAGAAAGGTGA
- a CDS encoding DNA-binding protein, which translates to MLKSKMANIVSTAFLLALFIPWMLMATGCSHQPQVKPRDEAPVIVPDKPNGKKVLFDNTHEQTAGSADWVIDGGFSDFAQALADEGYEVKELRKKEPITYDDLRPYDVFVIGEANNPYKQSEQNAMWQYVQNGGSILFISDHYNADRNKNRWDPSEAFNGYRRGAWNSPTKGMNPEEAASPPMQNVVSSDWLARHFGVRFRYNAIGDVTANQIVPPDQAFGITNGVQTFAMHAGSTVAILDPQKAKGIVYLPRTNAKWSHAVDQGVYNGGGIPEGPMVAIAKAGKGKAAFIGDSSPVEDDTPKYRNEETGAPKKTHDGFHEQDDAVLLVNLVNWLAKKESYTLLSEVPGLKLDQPTRLYEWEQPAKSTEPEKEPWAPPADGYKWWDPSTFKPGSYGASDSGKPSPPSGDIRYIAEHPNPIPAGQTVSIRVTADGLQPGSTVEGYRLGLYLEGGKQVAKFRNADGSWPSAYGYSAPFQLKSDSKGHAEITLTAQIDPGAKGTAYIRLKQDGDIRWTEKLEIR; encoded by the coding sequence ATGCTCAAAAGCAAAATGGCGAACATCGTTTCCACCGCGTTCCTGCTGGCCTTGTTCATTCCCTGGATGCTGATGGCCACCGGATGCAGCCACCAACCACAGGTGAAACCCAGGGATGAAGCCCCCGTGATCGTACCCGACAAGCCGAACGGGAAGAAAGTGTTGTTTGACAACACGCATGAACAAACAGCCGGATCGGCTGACTGGGTCATCGACGGGGGTTTTTCCGACTTCGCCCAGGCATTGGCGGATGAAGGCTATGAAGTGAAAGAACTGCGCAAAAAGGAGCCGATCACCTACGACGACTTGCGACCATACGACGTTTTCGTCATCGGAGAAGCCAATAACCCCTACAAACAATCGGAGCAGAATGCCATGTGGCAATATGTCCAAAACGGCGGCAGCATTTTGTTCATCTCCGATCATTACAATGCCGACCGAAACAAAAACCGTTGGGATCCCTCCGAAGCATTCAACGGTTACCGACGCGGCGCCTGGAACAGTCCGACAAAAGGGATGAATCCGGAAGAAGCCGCCTCTCCCCCGATGCAGAATGTCGTCAGTTCCGACTGGTTGGCCCGGCATTTCGGCGTCCGTTTCCGCTACAATGCGATCGGGGATGTAACGGCCAACCAGATCGTTCCGCCGGATCAAGCATTCGGGATCACCAACGGCGTGCAAACCTTTGCGATGCATGCCGGATCAACTGTCGCCATTCTCGATCCGCAAAAAGCGAAGGGGATCGTTTATTTGCCCCGCACCAACGCCAAATGGAGTCATGCCGTCGACCAAGGCGTCTACAATGGAGGCGGTATCCCCGAAGGTCCGATGGTGGCCATCGCCAAAGCGGGGAAAGGAAAAGCTGCTTTTATCGGCGACTCGTCTCCCGTGGAAGACGACACACCCAAATACCGCAACGAAGAGACAGGTGCACCCAAAAAGACGCATGACGGTTTCCACGAACAAGACGATGCCGTGTTGTTGGTCAATCTGGTGAATTGGTTGGCCAAAAAGGAATCCTACACCCTGCTTTCGGAAGTACCGGGTTTGAAACTGGATCAACCGACCCGTTTGTATGAATGGGAACAACCGGCCAAGAGCACTGAACCGGAGAAGGAGCCGTGGGCGCCGCCCGCCGACGGATACAAATGGTGGGACCCCTCCACCTTCAAACCGGGCTCCTACGGTGCATCTGATTCGGGGAAACCCTCTCCACCTTCCGGGGATATCCGCTACATAGCAGAACATCCCAACCCGATTCCCGCCGGGCAAACGGTGTCTATCCGTGTGACGGCTGACGGTTTGCAGCCTGGCAGCACCGTCGAAGGATACCGACTCGGCCTCTATTTGGAAGGCGGGAAACAAGTGGCCAAGTTCCGCAACGCTGACGGTTCCTGGCCGAGTGCTTACGGTTACAGCGCCCCGTTCCAACTGAAATCGGACAGCAAAGGACATGCCGAAATCACATTGACCGCACAAATCGACCCGGGTGCCAAAGGCACGGCATATATTCGGTTAAAACAGGATGGAGATATCCGGTGGACGGAGAAGCTGGAGATCCGTTGA
- a CDS encoding Nramp family divalent metal transporter, with the protein MAMTAPQTTPGAEGWRRARQQPSLPEVYRSLPIPKKGSWLRKFLAFAGPGYLVAVGYMDPGNWATDIAGGSLFNYTLLAVILLSNVMAMILQSLAGKLGIVTGRDLAQACRDHYSKPVAISLWILCELAIAACDLAEVIGAAIALNLLFGIPLLYGVLITVLDVLLILFLQSKGFRYIESIVISLLVVIGICFAVELVMAKPDWMGVAKGFVPNPQIIQNPEMLYIAIGILGATVMPHNLYLHSSIVQTRRFDQTPEGKREAIKYATIDSTVALFFALLINASILILSAATFHRSGNVEVAGIEQAYHLLTPLLGTSIASVLFGVALLASGQNSTLTGTLAGQIVMEGFLNIRLAPWLRRLITRLIAIVPAVIVTAMYGENGTMQLLILSQVILSLQLSFAVFPLVQFTSDKTKMGEFANPTWLKVVAWTIAFVIAGLNAYLLYSTMVA; encoded by the coding sequence ATGGCCATGACAGCACCACAAACCACTCCCGGTGCCGAAGGATGGCGCCGGGCGCGACAACAGCCGTCATTACCTGAAGTATACCGTTCTTTACCCATCCCGAAAAAGGGATCGTGGCTCCGAAAATTCCTTGCGTTTGCCGGTCCCGGTTATCTGGTGGCGGTCGGATATATGGACCCCGGAAACTGGGCTACCGATATCGCAGGGGGATCATTGTTCAACTACACCCTGTTGGCCGTCATTTTGCTGTCCAATGTGATGGCGATGATCCTGCAATCCTTGGCCGGAAAACTGGGCATTGTGACCGGGCGCGACTTGGCCCAGGCATGTCGGGACCACTACAGCAAACCGGTGGCCATCTCCTTGTGGATCTTGTGCGAGTTGGCCATCGCCGCCTGCGATCTGGCGGAAGTGATCGGAGCGGCGATCGCATTGAATCTGCTGTTTGGGATTCCTCTTCTGTACGGTGTATTGATTACCGTGCTGGATGTACTGCTCATCCTGTTTCTGCAGAGTAAAGGATTCCGTTACATCGAATCGATCGTCATTTCATTGTTGGTCGTCATCGGCATTTGCTTTGCGGTGGAACTGGTAATGGCCAAACCGGACTGGATGGGTGTGGCGAAAGGATTCGTTCCGAATCCTCAAATCATCCAAAACCCGGAAATGCTGTACATCGCCATTGGCATTCTCGGCGCCACGGTCATGCCGCACAACTTGTATCTGCACTCGTCGATCGTCCAGACACGTCGTTTTGACCAAACACCGGAAGGCAAGCGGGAAGCAATCAAGTACGCGACAATCGACTCCACGGTGGCACTGTTTTTTGCACTTTTGATCAACGCATCGATTCTGATTTTGTCCGCAGCGACATTCCACCGTTCCGGCAATGTGGAAGTGGCCGGGATCGAGCAGGCATATCACCTGCTCACACCGCTCTTGGGCACTTCCATCGCCAGTGTGCTGTTCGGGGTGGCGCTATTGGCTTCGGGACAAAACTCCACACTGACCGGTACATTAGCCGGACAGATCGTCATGGAAGGATTTCTGAATATCCGTCTTGCCCCATGGTTGCGCCGGCTGATCACGCGTCTGATCGCCATTGTACCGGCCGTCATCGTCACCGCCATGTACGGGGAAAACGGAACGATGCAACTGTTGATCCTGAGTCAGGTGATCCTGTCCCTGCAACTTTCTTTCGCCGTATTTCCGCTTGTTCAGTTTACCAGTGACAAGACGAAGATGGGTGAGTTCGCCAACCCGACATGGTTGAAAGTCGTTGCGTGGACGATCGCATTCGTCATCGCGGGGTTGAACGCATATCTGTTGTATTCGACAATGGTGGCGTAA
- the rnz gene encoding ribonuclease Z, which translates to MELFFLGTGAGVPAKERNVSATALKWTERKGRTWLFDCGEATQHQILHSPVKLGKVDHIWITHLHGDHLFGLPGVLGSRSFQEADTPLTLFGPEGLRRFVDTVLTVSRTHLRYELKVREVTPGVVYEDEYVRVICAELDHGIPCFGYRIEEKDRPGSLRADLLQAWGVPPGPLYRWLKAGQDVRLPDGRMIRAREVLGPPKRGRVVSILGDTRPTEAAVRLAAGADVLVHEATYRTREATLAAMHGHATTVDAARTAERAGVRTLLLNHISPRYGVEDEPALLAEARAIFPETYVARDGWCYPVISRD; encoded by the coding sequence ATGGAATTGTTTTTTCTGGGTACGGGAGCCGGTGTCCCGGCCAAGGAGCGCAATGTGTCGGCAACGGCTTTGAAATGGACGGAGCGAAAAGGAAGAACATGGCTGTTTGATTGTGGGGAAGCGACACAACATCAAATCCTTCATTCACCGGTGAAGTTGGGGAAAGTGGATCACATCTGGATTACCCATCTGCACGGGGATCATCTTTTCGGACTGCCGGGGGTGCTGGGGAGCCGATCGTTTCAGGAGGCGGATACCCCTCTGACCCTGTTCGGTCCGGAAGGATTGCGCCGATTCGTGGATACGGTACTGACTGTCAGTCGGACACATTTACGATATGAATTGAAAGTAAGGGAGGTGACACCCGGCGTTGTTTATGAGGATGAATACGTACGGGTGATCTGTGCGGAATTGGACCATGGCATCCCTTGTTTCGGCTATCGCATTGAGGAAAAGGACCGCCCGGGTTCGTTGCGGGCGGACTTGTTGCAGGCATGGGGTGTTCCGCCGGGTCCGTTATACCGCTGGCTGAAAGCGGGACAGGATGTGCGGTTGCCCGACGGTCGCATGATACGGGCAAGAGAGGTGTTGGGACCGCCCAAACGGGGCCGGGTTGTGTCGATTCTGGGTGACACCCGTCCGACGGAAGCGGCGGTTCGGCTGGCAGCAGGGGCGGATGTACTGGTACATGAAGCCACGTATCGGACCCGGGAAGCGACCCTGGCAGCAATGCACGGACATGCCACCACGGTGGATGCTGCACGTACGGCCGAACGTGCGGGTGTCCGCACACTGCTCCTCAACCATATCAGTCCGCGATACGGTGTTGAGGACGAACCGGCATTGCTGGCCGAAGCCAGGGCCATCTTCCCGGAGACATACGTCGCCCGGGACGGTTGGTGCTATCCGGTCATCTCACGCGATTGA
- a CDS encoding ASCH domain-containing protein, translating into MIRPLPPKTCSIDRLVTREADVEKVLSGDKHAARRNGRYADPGETLELRGQRFSITAVYRQKLGEMTDTDARSEGFPDLDAYREYILSLHPGMRWVPSMEVWVHEWSPVT; encoded by the coding sequence ATGATCCGGCCCTTGCCGCCCAAAACATGCTCCATCGATCGGCTGGTCACGCGCGAGGCGGATGTTGAAAAAGTGCTGAGCGGTGACAAACATGCGGCCAGACGCAACGGCCGCTACGCCGATCCCGGTGAAACCCTCGAATTGCGGGGACAACGATTTTCCATCACCGCCGTATATCGTCAAAAACTGGGGGAGATGACGGACACCGACGCCCGTTCAGAAGGATTCCCCGATCTGGACGCCTACCGAGAGTATATCCTCTCGTTACACCCGGGTATGCGTTGGGTTCCCTCCATGGAGGTTTGGGTGCACGAGTGGAGTCCCGTCACCTGA
- a CDS encoding carboxypeptidase M32: protein MDARLQELKKRLTEINDLHAAAALLSWDQSTYMPEGGAEARGRQIATLHQLAHEKLTDDRLGQLLDDLKPYEQSLPPDSDDASLIRVARREYERAVKVPASFIAKFSNHTATTYNVWVKAKAANDFSMVRPYLEKTLEYSRELASFFPGYEHIADPLIDYVDEGMTAKKIRALFGELRERLVPLVQAITEQESVDDTCVRQHFPERDQLAFGELVIRQLGFDFRRGRQDKSPHPFMTKFSLGDVRITTRVKENDLTEALFSTIHEAGHAMYELGISEKYEGTPLASGTSSGVHESQSRLWENIVGRSRPFWRHFYPRLQKVFPSQLGHVDEETFYRAINKVERSLIRTDADEVTYNLHVILRFDLELAMLEGQLAVRDLPEAWRERYRSDLGIVPETDSLGVMQDVHWYADTIGGAFQCYTLGNILSGQFYAAAKRANPHIEEEIARGEFGTLHQWLKENIYQHGKKYTADELVRRVTGEPLSIEPYMDYLTKKYTELYDL from the coding sequence ATGGACGCACGTTTGCAAGAACTGAAAAAGAGGTTGACGGAGATCAACGATCTGCATGCGGCGGCCGCCTTACTGTCATGGGATCAATCGACCTACATGCCCGAAGGAGGCGCCGAAGCGCGGGGACGGCAGATCGCCACGTTGCACCAATTGGCGCATGAAAAATTGACCGACGACCGTTTGGGTCAGTTGTTGGACGATTTGAAGCCGTATGAGCAAAGCCTTCCTCCCGATTCCGACGATGCCAGCCTGATTCGCGTCGCCCGTCGGGAATATGAACGGGCCGTCAAGGTTCCCGCTTCTTTCATCGCCAAATTCTCCAACCACACGGCCACCACGTACAACGTGTGGGTAAAGGCCAAAGCGGCCAACGACTTTTCCATGGTCCGCCCCTATTTGGAAAAAACGCTGGAGTACAGCCGGGAACTGGCCAGCTTTTTCCCTGGTTACGAACACATCGCCGACCCGCTGATCGATTATGTGGACGAAGGGATGACAGCAAAGAAGATTCGAGCGTTGTTCGGGGAACTCCGCGAACGGCTCGTCCCGCTCGTACAGGCGATCACGGAGCAAGAGTCCGTCGACGACACCTGCGTCCGCCAACACTTTCCGGAGCGGGATCAACTGGCATTCGGCGAACTCGTGATTCGTCAGCTGGGATTTGATTTCCGTCGGGGTCGTCAAGACAAATCGCCCCACCCTTTCATGACCAAATTTTCATTGGGAGATGTGCGAATCACCACGCGCGTGAAAGAAAACGACCTGACCGAAGCCCTGTTCAGCACGATTCACGAGGCCGGACACGCGATGTATGAATTGGGCATCTCGGAAAAATACGAAGGAACGCCCTTGGCCAGCGGCACCTCCTCCGGTGTTCACGAAAGCCAGTCCCGCCTGTGGGAAAATATCGTTGGCCGGAGCCGCCCCTTCTGGCGCCATTTTTACCCGCGTCTGCAGAAGGTGTTTCCTTCCCAGCTGGGTCACGTGGACGAAGAGACATTTTACCGTGCCATCAACAAGGTGGAACGTTCGCTGATCCGAACGGATGCCGACGAAGTCACCTATAACCTGCATGTGATTCTGCGGTTCGATCTGGAGCTGGCCATGCTGGAAGGACAGTTGGCCGTCCGCGATTTGCCGGAAGCGTGGCGCGAACGATACCGGAGCGACTTGGGGATCGTGCCGGAGACAGACAGTTTGGGCGTCATGCAGGATGTTCATTGGTATGCGGATACGATCGGCGGTGCATTCCAATGTTACACGCTGGGCAATATTTTAAGCGGACAGTTTTACGCTGCCGCCAAACGGGCGAATCCCCACATCGAAGAAGAGATCGCCCGAGGTGAATTCGGCACGCTGCATCAATGGTTGAAGGAAAACATTTACCAACACGGCAAAAAATACACGGCAGACGAGTTGGTACGGCGAGTGACGGGTGAACCGCTGTCCATCGAGCCGTACATGGACTATTTGACGAAAAAGTACACGGAACTGTATGACCTTTGA